The following proteins are co-located in the Paenibacillus sp. FSL H8-0079 genome:
- the abc-f gene encoding ABC-F type ribosomal protection protein, with protein MEKICFELEQVEMTYLDRAVLNIERLAVHQLDRIGVVGGNGQGKSTLLKLIAGQIQPTAGKVKRYAEFGYLEQVEPPQSNGNLEVDGALLSKLAIPQHDQLGSGGEQTRLKLAQMFTHYHEVLLLDEPTTHLDQEGITFLLDELRYYYGALVLISHDRAVLDELVTTIWEIHQGEVRVYSGNYSEYQAQKRLEREQQNQAHEQFLKEKRRLELAAREKMKKAEKITQAGSMSKKESKAKTNRMVETKSKGTSQKAVHRAAKAIEQRMQQLHEVKAVQEDRPMIFRQPKTLELHNRFPIMADRLTLEVEGHVLLEDVSFQVPLKQKIVITGANGSGKSTLLNHVFHAGDHITMSPKAKLGYFQQMSYRFTTKETVLQFLKNRSQYEESELRSALHAMQFTGNDLLKDVGTLSGGEAIRLQLCHLFLGQYNILLLDEPTNFLDMHALEALERFIKAYEGTILYVSHDLRFIENTADQQFQITERQLIQVNI; from the coding sequence AAAAGTACGTTATTGAAACTCATTGCAGGACAGATCCAGCCAACAGCCGGAAAGGTAAAACGGTACGCGGAGTTTGGCTATTTGGAACAGGTGGAACCTCCCCAGTCTAATGGAAATCTGGAAGTTGATGGGGCTTTACTGAGTAAATTAGCTATACCTCAACATGACCAACTAGGGAGCGGCGGAGAACAAACCCGTTTGAAACTGGCTCAAATGTTCACTCATTACCATGAAGTATTGTTACTGGATGAACCAACAACACATCTGGATCAAGAGGGCATTACATTTTTGCTGGATGAATTGCGTTATTACTATGGGGCGCTTGTGCTGATCAGTCATGATCGTGCGGTTCTGGATGAACTGGTGACCACGATCTGGGAAATCCATCAAGGTGAGGTTCGCGTATATTCCGGCAACTATAGCGAATATCAGGCACAGAAGAGGCTGGAGCGTGAACAGCAAAATCAGGCCCATGAACAGTTCTTGAAGGAGAAAAGACGATTGGAGCTGGCCGCCCGGGAAAAGATGAAGAAAGCCGAGAAAATAACGCAGGCCGGAAGCATGTCCAAGAAAGAATCCAAGGCAAAAACAAACCGTATGGTTGAAACGAAATCCAAAGGTACCAGTCAAAAAGCGGTACACCGCGCAGCTAAAGCGATTGAACAGCGGATGCAACAACTTCACGAGGTAAAAGCGGTGCAAGAGGATCGGCCTATGATCTTCCGTCAGCCAAAGACACTGGAGCTGCATAATCGATTTCCGATTATGGCAGATCGCCTTACACTTGAGGTAGAAGGCCACGTATTATTGGAGGATGTAAGTTTTCAGGTTCCTTTAAAACAAAAAATAGTGATAACCGGAGCCAATGGCAGTGGGAAAAGCACATTGCTTAACCATGTTTTTCATGCTGGAGATCACATTACAATGTCTCCAAAAGCAAAGCTCGGTTATTTTCAGCAAATGAGCTATCGTTTCACGACAAAAGAGACCGTTTTACAATTCCTGAAGAATCGTTCGCAATATGAGGAATCAGAGCTCAGAAGTGCGTTGCATGCGATGCAATTCACAGGTAATGATTTGCTAAAAGATGTTGGGACATTAAGTGGAGGGGAAGCGATTCGTCTTCAATTATGTCACTTGTTTCTTGGACAATATAACATTCTATTGTTGGATGAGCCGACGAACTTTCTTGATATGCATGCATTGGAAGCGTTGGAGCGTTTTATCAAGGCCTATGAAGGAACGATTCTGTATGTATCTCATGATCTGAGGTTTATTGAAAATACAGCGGATCAACAATTTCAGATTACAGAGCGTCAATTAATTCAGGTGAATATATAA
- a CDS encoding biotin transporter BioY → MKLSLRGIVFSALMAAILVLFGYISIPIGFSPVPITLQTLAVMLAGGLLGPLYGFLSVTMVVLLTSLGFPLLHGTGGLAVLLGPTGGYVMMWPISALLIGLLLARINIKGVTGFILAFIIFELFGSLLVYVSGVPWLAYAYKMDLPEAMIQGFYPYIIGDLIKAVFAAIIIAPVRMVFPPQRLTGNMHSTVIKADS, encoded by the coding sequence ATGAAATTATCTTTGCGAGGCATTGTATTTAGCGCACTTATGGCCGCAATTTTAGTGCTTTTTGGTTACATAAGCATTCCCATTGGCTTCTCCCCTGTACCGATAACATTACAGACTTTGGCTGTCATGCTGGCTGGAGGGTTACTTGGTCCACTTTATGGCTTTCTAAGCGTTACCATGGTTGTTCTGCTCACCTCTCTTGGTTTCCCCTTACTGCACGGGACCGGAGGACTTGCGGTGCTTCTTGGACCTACCGGGGGATATGTGATGATGTGGCCGATCTCCGCATTATTGATTGGATTGCTACTTGCACGAATCAACATCAAAGGTGTCACAGGATTCATTCTCGCTTTTATCATATTTGAACTGTTTGGTTCACTGCTCGTGTATGTATCTGGGGTCCCTTGGCTTGCCTATGCATATAAAATGGATCTACCTGAGGCCATGATTCAAGGGTTTTATCCTTACATAATTGGGGATCTGATCAAGGCTGTATTTGCTGCCATCATCATTGCGCCCGTGCGCATGGTTTTCCCACCTCAACGTCTCACAGGTAACATGCATTCCACGGTTATAAAGGCGGATTCTTAA
- a CDS encoding ATP-binding cassette domain-containing protein, with translation MHYASEGGQVRKALDGASLTLHQGEWISIVGANGSGKSTLAGLLIGFTPLSGGVRNISDELTVRGVLQQPDAQVLGDTIEEEFHFALSPLMNTVEEQSERRQDALHTVGLHYPPDTAISQLSGGQKQLLNIAVALAAKPDVLILDEPTAMLDPGARDRIETIVQKITERGTTVIWITHHLEEATLCDRIIAIERGRCVYDGEPESFFYNTETKEKITGENEQLSACDRLGLDAPFTVKTALLLKQKGMLPEAMPLRPEQLAKEVARWRLN, from the coding sequence GTGCATTATGCTTCCGAAGGTGGTCAGGTGAGGAAAGCGCTGGATGGGGCCTCACTTACACTGCATCAAGGGGAATGGATTAGTATTGTAGGGGCGAATGGCAGTGGGAAAAGTACGCTCGCTGGACTACTGATTGGATTCACTCCGCTCTCGGGAGGGGTGCGGAATATCTCGGATGAACTAACCGTTCGGGGTGTATTGCAGCAACCGGATGCACAGGTACTGGGCGATACGATTGAAGAGGAGTTTCATTTTGCGTTGTCACCATTAATGAATACTGTAGAAGAACAATCGGAGCGCAGACAGGACGCATTACATACTGTAGGACTTCATTATCCGCCGGATACGGCCATCTCACAATTATCGGGTGGACAGAAACAGTTGCTTAACATCGCTGTAGCGCTCGCGGCCAAACCGGATGTATTGATTCTGGATGAACCGACAGCCATGCTTGATCCAGGGGCAAGAGACCGCATCGAGACCATCGTTCAGAAGATTACCGAGCGGGGGACAACGGTAATCTGGATAACACATCATCTGGAGGAAGCAACGCTGTGTGATCGAATTATTGCTATTGAACGGGGGCGTTGTGTGTACGACGGGGAGCCGGAGTCCTTTTTCTATAACACAGAGACGAAAGAGAAAATTACTGGAGAAAATGAGCAGCTATCCGCTTGTGATCGGTTAGGGTTAGACGCTCCGTTCACTGTAAAGACTGCGTTATTGCTCAAGCAAAAAGGCATGCTGCCAGAAGCCATGCCATTACGACCCGAGCAACTGGCTAAGGAGGTCGCACGTTGGAGATTGAATTAA
- a CDS encoding ATP-binding cassette domain-containing protein: MEIELTNIRIEASDSSKRALLEDVTVHLNSGEITLLLGCTGSGKTTLLQTLAGLQPPNAGSITLDGTPFWREGKVPQSILLQMGLVFQFPEQQLFARSIQREFTYSLRPYRLSENEQQEQITKALNQWDPPVSPELERRFHLDRSPFALSGGEKRRLGLALGSVTNPPWLLLDEPSAGLEAQSVGLLLDAMEQHRLVGGGVVVATHDLDTFLPCADRVLLLQEGRLIADLTPRELHKRPELLEQTGIGLPPSMRLAQQFRAAGLDLPFTAMTPEEMAESIVQSTSVEVGIQNGSKEASATVTMEVKSDVLKYEKEARMLSSIEIEDDSKLLPNTLTHSGGLYGVMDPRLKWILYILLVTAAMLQQRWLGLTLTLVPVVGALAVLPRQTLAGCMKLMKPLLFFFIISTALSGTTLSTEGGGLHFGFSLGQAEGTLLNVYRLFIVTLASLWFSLTTPYGRMVEGLNWVLGIGKKIRLPVASFALAVSLIFRFIPMIWSEWQRFSLIVRARGKAALRPNTVRIRDLGPMVIPLLMALFQRAEDMTIAMEMRKVREHTTLGGRSSLLVWSKRDTWISMAGLIVFVLLIWVR; the protein is encoded by the coding sequence TTGGAGATTGAATTAACCAATATACGTATAGAAGCATCGGATTCGAGCAAACGTGCACTGCTCGAAGATGTAACTGTTCACTTGAACAGTGGGGAAATCACCTTGCTGTTGGGCTGTACGGGTTCGGGAAAAACGACATTACTACAGACACTGGCGGGCCTACAACCACCTAATGCAGGGAGCATTACCTTGGATGGTACGCCTTTCTGGCGCGAAGGGAAAGTGCCGCAGTCGATTTTATTGCAGATGGGGCTGGTATTTCAATTCCCGGAACAACAACTGTTTGCCCGGAGCATTCAGCGTGAATTCACATATTCTCTGCGTCCTTATCGACTTTCCGAGAACGAACAACAAGAGCAGATCACAAAAGCACTCAACCAATGGGACCCGCCAGTATCTCCGGAGCTGGAGCGGCGATTTCATCTGGACAGGTCGCCATTTGCTCTAAGTGGTGGAGAGAAGCGCAGGCTTGGACTTGCTCTCGGAAGTGTGACCAATCCACCATGGCTTCTGCTGGATGAGCCGAGTGCTGGGTTGGAAGCGCAAAGTGTCGGACTGTTGCTAGATGCAATGGAGCAACATCGTCTGGTAGGCGGTGGGGTCGTGGTTGCAACTCATGATCTGGATACCTTCTTGCCTTGTGCGGATCGAGTATTATTGTTGCAGGAAGGCCGTTTAATCGCTGATCTTACGCCTAGAGAACTTCACAAAAGACCTGAACTGCTGGAGCAAACAGGGATCGGACTGCCACCTTCGATGAGATTGGCACAGCAGTTCAGAGCTGCGGGTCTTGATCTGCCTTTTACCGCGATGACGCCAGAAGAGATGGCTGAAAGCATTGTTCAGTCCACGTCAGTTGAGGTGGGGATTCAGAACGGATCGAAAGAAGCATCAGCGACGGTAACGATGGAAGTCAAGAGCGATGTACTGAAGTATGAAAAAGAAGCACGGATGCTGTCGTCCATTGAAATTGAGGATGATTCAAAGCTTCTTCCGAACACATTGACTCATTCAGGCGGATTATATGGCGTTATGGACCCGCGTCTGAAATGGATTTTGTATATTTTGCTGGTCACCGCAGCTATGCTTCAACAGCGATGGCTGGGATTGACGTTAACACTGGTGCCGGTAGTAGGAGCACTTGCCGTGCTCCCGCGTCAGACTTTGGCTGGATGTATGAAGTTAATGAAGCCATTATTATTCTTTTTCATCATCTCAACGGCGTTATCTGGGACAACACTTTCAACAGAGGGAGGAGGTCTGCACTTTGGCTTTTCCCTGGGTCAGGCGGAGGGCACTTTGCTGAATGTGTATCGTTTATTTATCGTCACATTGGCAAGCCTTTGGTTTTCGTTGACGACACCTTATGGGCGAATGGTAGAAGGGCTTAACTGGGTACTCGGTATCGGTAAAAAGATCAGGTTGCCCGTAGCTTCGTTTGCTCTTGCTGTATCGTTAATCTTTCGGTTTATCCCGATGATCTGGAGTGAGTGGCAGCGATTCTCACTGATCGTTCGGGCACGTGGAAAGGCGGCTTTAAGACCAAATACCGTTCGAATTCGTGACCTGGGTCCGATGGTGATTCCCTTGTTAATGGCACTGTTCCAACGTGCAGAGGATATGACCATTGCGATGGAAATGCGTAAAGTTAGAGAGCACACTACGCTCGGAGGACGTTCATCATTATTGGTATGGTCCAAACGTGATACCTGGATTAGCATGGCTGGCCTCATTGTTTTTGTACTTTTAATATGGGTTCGCTAA